Part of the Sphingopyxis sp. 113P3 genome, TTTGCGTTTGCGATGCAGGGGTTGGGATCGGGCACGATCAGCCTCTTCGGCACCGAGGCGCAGAAAACGGCCTATCTGCCTGAGGTTGCCGCAGGGAGAAAGATCGCCGCCTTCGCCCTCACGGAGCCCGCGTCGGGGTCGGATGTCGCCTCGATGGAAACGACGGCGACACGCACCGCCGACGGATTTGTTGTCAATGGCGCCAAGACCTACATCTCGAATGGCGGCATTGCCGACTATTATGTTCTCTTCGCCCGCACGGGCGAAGCGCCCGGCGCGAGGGGCGTTTCGGCCTTCATCGTCGACGCCGACACGCCGGGGCTCGACGTGACCGATCGCATCGCCGTGATTGCGCCGCACCCGCTCGCGACGCTGACCTTCACCGACATGGCGCTCGCCGATACCGCGCTGCTCGGTGAGGCGGGGCGCGGCTTTGCGCAGGCGATGGCGACACTCGACATCTTTCGCACCACCGTGGGCGCCGCTGCGCTCGGTTTCGCGCGCCGCGCACTCGACGAGGCGACCGCGCGCGCGCGAGTCCGCAAGCTGGGTTCGGCCACGCTCGCCGACAATGCGATCACGCAATCAAAGCTCGCCGAAATGGTCCTCGACGTTGATACCTCGGCGCTTCTCATCTACCGCGCCGGCTGGCTCCGCGACGTGCGCGGAGAACGAAACACCCGAGAAGCAGCGCTAGCAAAGCTTCATGCCACCGACAGCGCGCAGGCCGTGATCGACAAGGCGGTGCAGATATTCGGCGGGCTCGGCGTCACGGTCGGAACACCCGTCGAGGCGCTATATCGCGAGGTACGCGCGCTACGTATCTACGAGGGCGCCTCGGAAGTGCAAAAGGTCGTTATCGCCCGCCAGCATCTCGCCCAGAGCGCATCCTGATGTTCAGGACCAGTCTTCCGCTGCGCTTCGCGCACTGCGACCCTGCGGGCATCGCCTATTACCCCCGGTACTTCGAGCTATGCGACGCGGCCATCGAAGACTGGACGGCAGCTGTGCTCGGCATCGATCGGCGCAAGATGCACCTCGAAATGGGGCTCGGCCTGCCCACCGTCAGCCTTAACGCCGAGTTCTCGGCGCCGAGCCGCTTGGGAGACATGCTCGATTTCACCGTGACCGTGACGCGAGCAGGGCGCAGCTCGGTCGATCTCGCGGTCGACATCGCCTGCGCTGGCCAGCCGCGCTTCGCGGTGCGTTTTACGCAGGTACTTACCGATTTGGCGAAGGGAAGCTCGCGGACCTGGCCCCCCGAATTTCTCGAACGCCTCAAGAAGGAATTGTCATGACTGCTCACCAATCCCTCCTTCCCCCCGGCTGGAAGCGCCCGCGCGGCTATGCCAATGGAGTCGCAGCGAGAGGCGATATGGTTTTCACCGCCGGGGTCGTCGGCTGGGATGCCGAAGAACGCTTCGTTGCGCCCGACCTCGCCGGACAGTTCCGCCAAATACTCGTCAATACGCTCGCGATTCTCGCCGAGGGGGGCGCGGGGCCCGAGCATATCGTGCGCATGACCTGGTATGTGACGAGCCGCGAGGAGTATCTCGCCAGCCTGCCCGCGATCGGCGACGCCTATCGCGAGCTTATCGGCAAGAACTTCCCGGCGATGGCGGTCGTCGAAGTGGCCGCGCTGGTCGAGGCCGAAGCCAAGATCGAGATCGAAACGATCGCCGTCGTTCCCGACGCCGGTTGAGCAAAGGGCCGAGACATGCAGAAATTCGACTGGGCCGACGCCTTCCTCCTCGACGATCAGCTGGAAGATGATGAGCGGATGATCCGCGACAGCGCGCGCGCCTATGCCCGTGACCGGCTGGCGCCGCGCGCGATCGACGCGTTCGCGACCGAGCACACCGATCCGGAGATCTTCCGTGAAATGGGTGAACTCGGACTCCTCGGACCGACGATCCCCGAAACCTATGGCGGGGTTAGCGCCTCTTATGTCGCCTATGGCCTCGTCGCGCGCGAGGTCGAGCGTGTCGACTCGGGCTATCGTTCGATGATGAGCGTTCAGTCGAGCCTGGTCATGTATCCGATCCATGCCTTCGGGTCCGAGGAGCAGAAGCAGCGCTATCTACCGAAGCTGGCGCGCGGCGAGTGGATCGGCTGTTTCGGATTGACCGAACCCGACGCCGGCAGCGACCCGGGCGGGATGCGGACACGCGCGGTCAAAATCGACAGTGGTTATCGCTTGTCAGGCACCAAGACCTGGATCTCGAACGCCCCGATTGCCGATGTTTTCGTCGTCTGGGCCAAATCCGACGCGCACGGCGGCGCGATCCGCGGATTCATACTCGAAAAGGGAATGCCGGGGCTCTCGGCGCCGAAGATCGAAGGCAAGTTCAGCCTCCGTACCTCTGTCACCGGTATGGTAGTGATGGAGGATGTCGAGGTTACCGAAGACGCATTGCTCCCCGATGTCGAGGGGCTGAGGGGCCCCTTCTCCTGTCTCAACCGTGCGCGCTACGGGATCAGTTGGGGTGCGCTCGGCGCCGCCGAATATTGCTTCCACGCCGCGCGGCAGTACGGGCTCGATCGGCACCAGTTTGGCCGCCCGCTCGCCGCGACCCAGCTGTTCCAGAAAAAGCTCGCCGACATGGAGACCGACATCGCGCTCGGACTGCAGGCCAGTCTGCGCGTCGGGCGGCTTATTGACCAAGGCCGGTTCGCGCCCGAAATGATCTCCATGGTCAAGCGCAACAACGTCGGAAAGGCGCTCGACATTGCCCGCATGGCGCGCGACATGCACGGCGGCAATGGGATCAGCGGAGAATATCAGGTCATTCGCCACATGGTGAATCTCGAAACCGTGAACACCTACGAAGGCACGCACGACGTGCACGCGCTGATCCTCGGCCGCGCGATAACGGGCATATCCGCCTTTTGACAAGGCGCGCTCGCGCCGCCCTCGCGGCGGCGCCCGCTATGGGCGATCCCCGCCGCGAAGTAACGATCGGCATTTCCATATCCGTTCTCACGCATTGCCCGCGAAAAGCCGGTGGAGCTTTACCATCGCTGTCCGGCACCGGTCATCCCGGGTTATCCTTGCCTTCCCTTCCGGCGCCTGGACCGCGGGGCGCGCGGCGCAGCCCATCCCCCGCAGACCAAGCAGACAGCCCTCGAAACGAGCCAAACGGACGTCGAGCTTCTCCGCCAGCTTTGGCAGTCACCCGGAGAGCCGCATCCAACAGCGTCTGAAATGACATATATTCATATTCATACGAATATCGTTTGATTATGGCATGAGCGGGGACGTATGATCCGTAAGGCCTTTGTGCCCGGACGCGCGATCCCCTTGTGCCGGGACGCGTCAGTTCAGGAACATAAAGGCCGGGACACCGGGCGCAAAGTTCGGACTGTCACACCAAAATCACGGAAACGCTTCCATTGCCGGGGCTGGGCGCTCGCACCCACGACCGACATAATTGAATGCAAATACATATGCTTTCGGCTAATTCGCGGTCAGCGCCAACCGGCCATGACGGAACGGCTTGATCGAACGAGACATTTGAGGAACACATGAAGACAGGGTCGACGGAGAAATCGGCAGGCAGGGCAGAGGGAAAAATGGAAAACCGTGGCGACTATGACCCGAGCAGCCCAACGTTCCGCTTGGAAAACTCCCCTTTCTACCTGATGGCGCACGCCGATTTCAAATATCACGAGGATATGGACAAGGTGCTGCACAAGCACGGCGTGTCCAAGCCCATCTACCGCGTCATGACGGTGCTACGCGAACGGCAACCGGCAAGCATCGGCGCTATTGCTGAAGCAGCCCTCACCAAGCGGTCGACGATCAGCAGGATCATCGACCGGATGGTCGAGCAGGGCCTGGTCACGACCGAACCCAATCCGGAAGACAATCGGATTACTGAAGTCACGCTGACCGCGGCAGGCCAGCAAACGCTGCGCAAACTCACCCCGATCGTTGGGCGCCAGTTCACCCGCGCGATGGACGGCGTCAGCAATCGCGACATCGCCCATCTATTGCGCACGCTTCAAAGGATCAGCGCCAACCTCAGCAAGCTCCCGATCGAATAGCGCGGCCGCTCAGCGCGCGGGACCCTCAACGACGAGCTTACCGTCAGCGACAACGTAGCGGACGTCGCGAAGATTCTTGAGGGACTCAAGGGGATTGGCGCCAACGATCAAGAGGTCGGCGATCTTTCCCTTCTCGATCGTCCCGAGCTTGTCGCCCATACCCAGTATCTCCGCCCCAACGCGCGTGGCCGACGCGAGAACAGCCGCGTTGCTCATCCCGGCCTCGCTCAGGTAATCGAGTTCGCGGAAATAGGCGTCAGGATAACGGGTGTCATTTTCGAACGGGATGTCAGTGCCGACGCCAATCGGCACCCCCGCGCGATAGGCTTCAGCGACCCGTTTCAAATGGTCCTGCTGGTCGATGACAAACCGGCGCGAATGGGTGTGATAGAAACCACCAGAGGGGATCCCCGCTGACGGGTAGCCGCCGTTCAGCAGATTGTCGAAGGCCCCGATCGTGGGCACGAATGCCGTGCCATGCTTCTTCATCAGCGGCACCGCCTGGTCGCTCATCAGCAACGGATGCTCGATCGTGTCGACCCCCGCCTCGATCGCCCAGTCGGTATATTTACCATAGCTGTCGATTGCGACCGGAACTCCGAGCGAATGGGCTTCTTCGATCGCCGCCGCGAGTTCCTCCTTGTCCGCCGGCGCCCCGAGCTTGATCCAGTCGGCGAGGTTGCGGACCTGCTGCCGCACCGCGGTGCGCCATTCCCACGGGCCGTTGAAACCCTTGCTGGGCCCTCCCAGCGCGGGCTTCTGCCGTCCGGTCGCGGTGGAGGTCACCTCGTCGCCATGGCCGCCAGTCGTCGCAATGATGCGACCACTCCAGAGCACGCGCGGCCCGCGAATAATTC contains:
- a CDS encoding amidohydrolase family protein — its product is MSALVALAMLPAHLQAAPRAIPETTDDVRRLPIPPVDRSTEPVVVITGGTLIDGRGAAPIPDAVVVMQGDRIVSAGPAGVTAVPAGAARRIDATGLYILPGLIDLHIHFTQQRCDDFGKYSDSPAGAAIRGVALAEQLISAGITAARDVGTVDDVALRIKEAVDRGIIRGPRVLWSGRIIATTGGHGDEVTSTATGRQKPALGGPSKGFNGPWEWRTAVRQQVRNLADWIKLGAPADKEELAAAIEEAHSLGVPVAIDSYGKYTDWAIEAGVDTIEHPLLMSDQAVPLMKKHGTAFVPTIGAFDNLLNGGYPSAGIPSGGFYHTHSRRFVIDQQDHLKRVAEAYRAGVPIGVGTDIPFENDTRYPDAYFRELDYLSEAGMSNAAVLASATRVGAEILGMGDKLGTIEKGKIADLLIVGANPLESLKNLRDVRYVVADGKLVVEGPAR
- a CDS encoding acyl-CoA dehydrogenase yields the protein MQKFDWADAFLLDDQLEDDERMIRDSARAYARDRLAPRAIDAFATEHTDPEIFREMGELGLLGPTIPETYGGVSASYVAYGLVAREVERVDSGYRSMMSVQSSLVMYPIHAFGSEEQKQRYLPKLARGEWIGCFGLTEPDAGSDPGGMRTRAVKIDSGYRLSGTKTWISNAPIADVFVVWAKSDAHGGAIRGFILEKGMPGLSAPKIEGKFSLRTSVTGMVVMEDVEVTEDALLPDVEGLRGPFSCLNRARYGISWGALGAAEYCFHAARQYGLDRHQFGRPLAATQLFQKKLADMETDIALGLQASLRVGRLIDQGRFAPEMISMVKRNNVGKALDIARMARDMHGGNGISGEYQVIRHMVNLETVNTYEGTHDVHALILGRAITGISAF
- a CDS encoding MarR family winged helix-turn-helix transcriptional regulator, translated to MAHADFKYHEDMDKVLHKHGVSKPIYRVMTVLRERQPASIGAIAEAALTKRSTISRIIDRMVEQGLVTTEPNPEDNRITEVTLTAAGQQTLRKLTPIVGRQFTRAMDGVSNRDIAHLLRTLQRISANLSKLPIE
- a CDS encoding acyl-CoA dehydrogenase family protein, which translates into the protein MADRSFLDWPFLDDGHRRLAIELDDWCLANITHHHSGDIDDECRALVRALGDAGWLRYCVPAAYGGVHESIDIRSLALIRETLARHSGLADFAFAMQGLGSGTISLFGTEAQKTAYLPEVAAGRKIAAFALTEPASGSDVASMETTATRTADGFVVNGAKTYISNGGIADYYVLFARTGEAPGARGVSAFIVDADTPGLDVTDRIAVIAPHPLATLTFTDMALADTALLGEAGRGFAQAMATLDIFRTTVGAAALGFARRALDEATARARVRKLGSATLADNAITQSKLAEMVLDVDTSALLIYRAGWLRDVRGERNTREAALAKLHATDSAQAVIDKAVQIFGGLGVTVGTPVEALYREVRALRIYEGASEVQKVVIARQHLAQSAS
- a CDS encoding acyl-CoA thioesterase, yielding MFRTSLPLRFAHCDPAGIAYYPRYFELCDAAIEDWTAAVLGIDRRKMHLEMGLGLPTVSLNAEFSAPSRLGDMLDFTVTVTRAGRSSVDLAVDIACAGQPRFAVRFTQVLTDLAKGSSRTWPPEFLERLKKELS
- a CDS encoding RidA family protein; the protein is MTAHQSLLPPGWKRPRGYANGVAARGDMVFTAGVVGWDAEERFVAPDLAGQFRQILVNTLAILAEGGAGPEHIVRMTWYVTSREEYLASLPAIGDAYRELIGKNFPAMAVVEVAALVEAEAKIEIETIAVVPDAG